CGTAGCTTAACCCTCACGACCGATATGATCACTAAATCCTTTTTTCGTCAAAGTTTGGTATAATAGATTAATAATTGGTCATATGTAAACCTAGCAACTACACATAATTGTAGGCTGGAAAATTGAACCTCAAATTTTTGGTGTAGAATCATATTTTTCTCAAGCAAACTTTTTGGCGTAGAATCATATTTTTCTCAAGCAAACTTTTTGGTGTAGAATTATATTTTACTTAAGCGGACTGAGAAAGAAAAGGAGCGATTTAACCTGGAGATAATAAATTTTCAAAACTCGATTTTTATTTTATTATGAATGGGGAATTTCAAAATTACATTTGTCCAGGGGATTCTCCATAAAAATAGTAATTATAGTCCTGAGCGGATTCGAACCGCTGTCCCGGGCTCCAAAGGCCCGAAGGATTGACCACTACCCTACAGGACTGCGCATGAAAGCTTTTACTTATAACATAATTCATGTACTTAATTTTTGTGCCATCTCAGAACTTTTTTTGCGGGATTTTCAGGTCAAATGCTAAATTATATAACAAGTCGTGTGCTGGCTTTAAAACTTTTTCTATGAACGTATTTTTTGTTTAGAATGAATTTTTTGTATAATTAATTTAAAGTAAGTTACATTCTCTCTATATAATGGAGCTGGAAGAAATAGGTATGACCGAATAGTGAAGTCTTGGCGGATTGTTAAAGAATCGCCCGGAGTTACCTGCTCCTGCTCTGGCAATATGTTGATGGGAATGTATTTTCAGAGCTGCTGTGTTGGGGGACACCGTAAGGGATGAGGGTGGCACCGGGCTTCTTCTCACAACTTTTTCTTTATCGCACCGTTTTCTCTCCGGACCTTTTCCCGGTTATTTTAAATGTTGTTAAAAATGGGCGCTTGATCGGAAGGGGGATGTCATTTTTTTTTATATGAAGCTCAACCACTTCTTTCAGGTTCGAAACTGCTTCTTCAATCGTTTTTCCCTGGCTTGATATGTCCAGTTCCAGGCAAGAGGATACGTACTGCTCATTCTCCTTTTTCACCATTGCAGAAAATGTAAACATTTCTGTCATGTTTTGTAATACTTCAGTGTTTATGTTAAATATTTCGCAGTTAGCTATTTATTCTCTGATTAAAGCGGAAGTTTAGCTGAAGTCCCTGGAATTTTTTTATAAAGGCCGTGACTTAGGTTATTTCTATTTTGAGACCTGAAAGTTTTCATGTTTATGCAGGTTTGAACATATGATGTGATCAGTATGAAAAAAGACATTCATCTTCAGTTCAAACTCCCTGGTATTTATAAAACTACTTTTATAGTGATATCTGGAAACTTAATAAAGGAGATATCATATGGAAGCGGAAATGACCTCAAGGGAGCGTTTTATTAACGCACTCGAAAGAAAAGATGTAGACCGTGTCCCATACGGCTACCTGTGGTTCGGAGCAGGGCATGCGGTATTGGAGCGGATGGGTGCAAGCCTCAAGGACGCCTACGGTTCTGCAGAGGGAATTGCAAGGGCGCAGATCCTTGCGCGGGAGATGTATCACCACGACAATGTGATGTCTCCATGGGGCTGCCTTCTCGTGGAAGCTGAGGCGCTAGGGACGAAGGTGAACATCAAGGAAAACGGGTACCCGACTGTTGAGAAGTATGCCCTGAAGTCTGCGGCAGAACATGAAAAGATAAATCCAATGGACGTCGAGCGTTCGGAGCGGGTGAAGACCGTTGCCGGATCAATAGAAATTCTCAAGAAAGAAATCGGGGACGAAGCCTTTATTACCGGAGCAACTATGGCTCCTTTGATGCTGGTTTCTCAGGTCATGGGGGGTAGCAGGCTCTGTATTGATATGCTCAAGGACCGGGAAGGTTTACACGCCCTGCTGGATAAACTTACGGAAAGTTGCATACTTTTTGCCGACTCCCTGCTTGAAGCTGGAGCTGACGGCATTTTTGTCGAAAACGGAGAAAGCACAGGCGACCTTTTCAGCCCCCAGATGGCTGAAGAATTCATGCTGCCGTATACGAAGAAACTTTATGACTATATCAAAGCTGAAGGAGGATACGTAATTTCTCATAACTGCGCAGCCCAGGCCTTCTATGACCTGGAATTGAAACTAGAACCCAATGCCCTTAACTTTGCCTTCGGGGACGTCAGGCTGCTCGGCAAAAAGTACGGGGTCGAATGTAAAAAGCTCCATAACCACAAAAACATCGGGTGCGGCCCGAGGCACTGTTTCAAGGAGTTTAATGAATTCTCGGGTGCAGGCATCTGCCTTATGGGAAACATCATCCCGGACGCTCCTCTCGCCGGCTCTCGCGCTGAGATCGAGCATGAGGTAAAAAGCTGTCTCTCCGCAGCCCCGGAAAAAGGTTTTATCCTTGCCACAGGCTGCGAAATCCCTCTGAACACTCCGCTTGAAAAGATGGAAATGCTCTGGGATGCAGTAAAAGCTGGGATTTAAGGCTTTTTGTGTCTTCAACCCGACCTTTCGGTACTCGTCCTCATGGGAGTCCTTTTACTGACCGCTCTGAGGCAGGTGGGGTCTTTGAGGCCGCATATCTGGCAGGTTATGACTCTGGGGGCTTTCTCGGTATTGTTGCTCGGGAAAATCCCACCTCAGGAGGTTTTCAGGGCAATCAACCTGGACGTGCTCCTCTTCCTTTTCGGGGCTTTTTGTGTGGGTGAGACGCTTAACAGGAGCGGATACTTTGCCTGGCTTGGGAGTCGGATAGTTTCAAGGGCAACTGATTGTGCTTGCTGCTGGAAGTACAATTGCAGGAATTTTTTACTCCTGGGAGCTGCAAACAATGTTATAATACTTTAGAATGCTGAAAAAGAATGTGATACATTTCTTTTAATCGAATTAGCCATAATTATGATCTTAATTCCATTTTTAGATGTTATTATTTATCTTATCTTCCTTTAAACTCTAAATATAATATTGTTTCTCTAAATAAAACTAAAAAATCGTTTTTATCTTTAAATGCCCTTTTAAAACCTATTGATCCTTTTATAAATCTAGTTGGTTATCCCCTGCAGTATATAAAGGGTTTTCAACCCTCCGATAAACTTGATATACTGAAAGCACATACACTTTTTTCTGGAAGATATCAGATCATGACCCAGAATACTACCGATTCAAATCCCAGGCGCAAACGCGCTAAAGGTACCGCACAGACGAAAACCCTCGGGCCGGTTGACGACCTTGAACCTCATGTCCGATCCGATTGGTGGCAGACTCTTTTTAACTCCCTTTACCTCAAGACCGATGCCGATCTTCTGGATGATATGGAAGTTACAAGGAAAGAAACAGATCTTGTTGTTTCCATCCTCGGACTTGCTCCTGAAGACACGGTTCTTGACCTTTGCTGTGGACAGGGCAGGCATGTCCTGGAACTGGCAAGAAGGGGGTTTTCAAATGTTGAAGGCTATGATAGGTCCCAATACCTTATCCGGAAAGCAAGAACAAGGGCTCAGAAGGAAAACCTGCAGGTCAGGTTTAGGGAAGGGGACGCAAGAAAACTTCCGTATCCATCTGATACTTTCTCTGTAGTTATCATCCTTGGAAACAGCTTCGGATACTTTGATTCCACTCTGCATGATCGAAAAGTGCTTGAGGAGGTTTTCAGAGTACTGAAGCCCGGAGGCAGGGTCTTTATTGATGCTGTAGATGGGGACTATATGAAAAAGAATTTTCAGCCGAGATCATGGGAATGGCTGGACAGGAAGTATTTCGTATGCAGGGAAAGGGCTCTTTCTTCTGATGGTGACCGCCTGATCTGCAGGGAGGTTATATGTCGCAACGACCGGGGAATAATTGCAGACCAGTTTTACGCTGAGAGGCTGTACAACAGGGAAAGCCTTTTTGAGTTGCTTACTGCATCAGGTTTTAGCATCCCTACTTTTCATACAACTTTCAGTCCCATATCAACAGGGACCCAGGATGCAGGAATGATGGGGCAGAGAATCCTGTTTTCGGCAACTGTTGAGAAATCCTGGCCTCTTCTTCAGAATGCTGAAAGTAAAAAGCCCCTGAACGTTGTTGTGGTGCTCGGAGACCCACGAAAGGAAGATCAGGTCAAGCCTGCCTGCGTATTTGATGATGATGATTTCGAAACTGTTAACAGAATGAAAAAGGCTCTTGCCGATATTCCTTACATGAAATTCACTTTCCTGGACAGGCACGAAACCCTTCTCGAAGACCTCAAAAAGAAGGCTGGAAAAACTGACCTTGTACTCAACCTCTGTGATGAAGGCTTTTACAATGACCCTACAAAAGAGCTCCATGTTCCTGCCCTGCTTGAACAGTTAAATATTCCTTATACAGGCGCGGGCCCCCAGTGCCTTGCCTTCTGCTATGATAAGTCTCTTGTAAGGGGGGTCGCCCGTGAGATGCGGATTCCTGTGGCAAAAGGAATTCTCGTTACCGGGGATTCTGACGTTTCAAGGCTTTCTCTCTCTTTCCCTCTGCTTGTAAAACCCAATTCCGGAGATTCAAGTTTCGGAATAACGCAGAAAAGCATAGTCCACAGCAGGGAAGAAATATTTGAGATAATGAAGGAGACGAGGGAAAAAATAGGGTCTGATAAGCCTTTTCTGCTGGAGGAGTTCCTTCCCGGGAAAGACATCAGTGTTGGCATCATAGGAAACCCGCCTTTCTGTACTGTGCTGCCTATCACGGAAGAAGACTACTCTGCAGTCCCTGAAAACCTCCCCAGAATCTGTGGGTATGAGGCCAAATGGCTCCCGGATTCTCCGTACTGGAAGATCAAATCCGTACCGGCGATACTTTCTGAAAAGACCGAAAAAGAAATTCTGAGATGTTGCCTTGCTCTCTTTACAAGGTTGGGTTGCCGCGACTATGCTCGTTTTGACTGGAGACTTGACGCCGAAGGCAGGCCAAAATTGCTTGAAGTAAATCCGAACCCTGGCTGGTGCTGGGACGGGCACCTTGCAAAAATGGCCGCTTATACCAATATCTCCTACTCCGGTATGCTGGCAGCAATTCTTGAGGCTGCAAAGAAAAGGTCTGGTATCGGAACCAGTGTAAAGGTTGAGCTGCATAAGAAACTCTCTGGACAAATCTCCAGGAAGAGCCCGGCTGAATGTGCTGCGGAATTCGAGGAGGAAGTCGAAGCTAAAGGCTCTATCGAATCAGAAACCGACAGAAAAAGAAACATTTTCTCCGGCAATTCTGAAACAATACAGGCTCTTTAAGAGTATATATATCAAAAAGTAACATCAAAAAGACCGGTTAAGAAAAAGGTTAGATTTGAAAAAAAATTATATTCAAAAAACTCATTATATTCAAAAAAACTAAGTCATAAAACTACGGAATGCGAAAGATCGATTTCTTCCTTTTTTCTTCCCTTTCGCTTTCCTTTTACTTCTGGATTATTATCGTGAGGATATCCTCGTCCTCCATTCTGTGATCGAGCCCTACTCTTTGCCCGGGGTGTTTTGCAGATGGGCCCCATATCTGGGCATAGCGGAACTTCCTGCGAAAATCGCGATGCAGACGGTCACAGATCTGACCTATGTTTGTCCTGCTCATAACTATAAGGGGCTCTTCCATATCTGCTGGTCCTCCCTGAGGTTTCAGGTAGACTCGAATAAAGCCCAGGCAGTCATAAATAGCGTCTTTGAGAGCCTCGATATTAGTGCCTTTATGGGCTGAGATGAAAATTGAGTTCGGGTACATTTTCCTACACTCTTCTATCAGCTGAGGGTAGGCAAGGTCAACCTTGTTGACCGCGATCAAAGAGCGGACATAACTCCGGTTGTCCAGGACGACATCTATGAGCTGGTCCACAGTGATGTTTTCTCTTATAAGGACATGGGCATTGTGGATTTTGTATTCATCCAGCACGGCTTTGATGGTCTCTTCATCGAGGTCAAGATCAATGGTTGAGTTTATCTCGACTCCACCTCTGTCCTTTCTCTTGATGGTAACGTCAGGGGGTACCTCATCCACACGGATTCCTGCCTGATAAAGTTCGTCCATAAGCACTTCATAGTGCTTGGGCTGAAAAACATCAAGCAAAAAGATAACCATGTCGGAGTTTCTTATGACCGAAATTACTTCTTTCCCGCGTCCGCGCCCTGAAGACGCGCCTTTTACAAGCCCGGGTACGTCAAGGAACTGAATTGTTGCGCCTTTGTGCTCAAGCACGCCAGGCACTACAGTAAGGGTGGTGAATTCGTATGCAGCTACCTCTGATTTTGCGCCAGTAACTTTGTTTAGAAGAGTGGATTTCCCTACCGATGGGAAGCCCACAAGAGTTACGGTACCGTCTCCCGATTTCTTGACCGAGTAACCGTCTCCTCCACTCTTTGAGGAGGCTTTCTTCTCAATTTCGTCCCGCATGCGGGCGATCTTGGCTTTTAGCCTGCCTATGTGGTGAGAAGTTGCCTTATTGTACTGGGTCTTTCGGATTTCGTCTTCTACTTCCTGTATTTGCTCCTGTATGCTGCTCATCTGGAACCTGCCGATTTCGGGACTGAAGAAATGATTTTCATAGTACTTTAAAAAAGAAACCGCATCCAAACGGTCTCTATAAACCTTTTTTGATCCAAAACAGATCCGTTATCTGGATATTTTATCCTGAATAGTTGGATGAAATATATATACCTATGGAATGATCTTTATCGCTACTGAATGGTTTTTACTGCTATCATTATTTTGTCCTCTCGCTGCTAAACGGTTTTTACTGCTATCATTATTTTGTTGGCATGAAATGATTTGTACTGATTGATCCGAAAGTGAATAAATTGGGCCGTCATTTATATATCTCAATATATATAATAATATTTAAATCTTCTTGATGGGAAGCCCTCTGGCAAATATACACAACAAACGTCTTTATTCAAAAGAAATATTCTCTCCAGTTCTCTCATATACCTGCAGCCCAGCCGGAAGCTTTGAGGCAAATTCTGTGGAGCTAAGGGTTTGCAGGAATTTTCGGACTTCAGGGGTTTCCAGTATCTCTTTTCTGACCAGGAAGTCATATTCTTCTTCTGCAAATTTTAGGAATTTCAGGCAGTTTCTTTCCGCACAGTTCTTTATGCCCACACCGGCATCAGCCTTTCCTGAAAGAACCGCCTCGCAGACTGCAACTTCAGATTTCGCTCCGGAACCGTATCCAGGGATTAAGTCCGTAAACTCTTTTTTGCTTATTCCCCTTTCCCGTGCTAGCTCTTCTATTTTCATCTCAAGAAGCGCCCTTGTGCCCGACCCTCTGTTTCGGTTAATCAGGCGTTTTCCTGGCAGATCTTCAAGTCCGGAAACCAGGCTGTCATGTCTGACAAGGAGCCCCACTTCTCGCCTGTATCCTTTAACAAGCACAGCTCTGGAAAGCCCCATTGCCTCTATTGTGGGGGTATTGTACCGGGTCTCATTTGGCAGGATCCCGGTCTGTCCTTCGGAATATCTGGTGGGCATGTTCACTCCTGCGATATCCGCCATGCCTGTGGCAATTGCACTGAAACCCCCGCTTGAGCCGGTGTTAAGTGTTCTGAACCTGAGTCCGCTAAGGTCTTCCAGAACATCAAGTCCGGGGCAGAAACCGCCTGCTATGAGCAGGTCCGGCTTTTCAACTTCTCCAAAAAGGGTGACTTCCACTGGAGTTCCTGCTTCTATATACTCTGTCTCCGGTGGGATTTCTATAAAGCCATCTGCTCCGGAAAGAGATGTTATGGCCCCTGAGCCCCTGTCTGCAGGATAAACCCGTCCCCTTACCATGCCTACGGGAAGGAGCTGCTGCCTCCCTTCGGAACGGAGATCCATACCCATTATTCCTTCTTCCGTTTTTTTGATTCCAGCTTCTGCTCCAAGGGATTTTCTAAGAAGAGGAGCCACAAATTCATTGAAGATCATTAAAGCAGATGTAGGGTTCCCGGGAAGCCCGATTATCGGGACATCTTTTATGATGCCGATTATTACAGGTTTTCCAGGTTTTATGTTGATTCCGTGGGCAAGGGTCTCTCCTGCTTCGTCTATTAACCGGTACATCATATCCCCAGCCCCGGATGACGTGCTGCCCGAAGTCAGGATAAGGGCACACTCCGAAACCGCAGTTTCAAGCGCTTTTTCCATCACATTCTCGTTGTCCTTTACAATCCCGTAATTCAGGGGGAAAGCTCCACATTCCCGGACTCCTGTGTACAGTGTGTAGGAGTTTGCGTCATATATCTTCCCCGAAGCCAGTTTTTCTCCCGGATTAACCAGTTCGTCTCCAGTCGAAATTATTCCGACAGGTAGCCTGATTACGGGAACTTCTTTTTTTCCTATGGAAGCCAGGACTCCGATTTCTCTTGTTCCCAGTTTCCTTCCCCTGCGCAGCACCCTTTCTCCTTTCAGGATATCAGAGCCTGCTTTCATGATATTTTCTCCCACGGTTACAGGTCTGGAGATAAGTGCAGTCCCGTTTTCTTCAGAGGTATATTCAACCATAACCACAGCATCAGCCCCTTTGGGAATCGGGGCTCCTGTTGCAATCTCCATGGCTTCTCCTGTCGAGACCGTGAATTTTGCATCCGAACCTGCAGGGATATTCCCAAGCAGTTTCAGCTTTACAGGCTCTGTTTCACTGCAGGCATACGTATCTTCCGCCCGGACCGTGTACCCGTCCATTGTTGCTCTCGGAAAAGGGGGGACATTAATTTCGGTAATAATATCCTCTGCAAGGATTTTTCCGTGGGCATTTTCAAGGGCTGAGCTTTCTTTTTCAGAACGGATCTGAAGGCGGTTTATTATTCTCCGAGCTTCCTCTACAGAGACAAGTTCCCGAAATTCTTTGCGTTTCATAAGAGTCAAACCTGAAATCTTATCGGTTCAGATGGATTTTTTCCTTAATAGCATTTCCCGGTGCATATCAATATGTTCTTGCATCCGTAAACGAAATAGATTCCAGCTAAAAGGGTTTACTGGGAAAAATATTGATCGAAAAAAGATTTTGGCGGGAAAAATCCCGCAATTTTGTTTTTGTCTTCAGAGTCGCGCCTTTTCATCGAACAGACTCTTTTATTTATAAATGGGTGCGCCTGTGTTCTGGGTTATTTTATCAAAGGCTTCAACCATTTTCATTGTAAGGGGTCCGGGTTTGCCTGTACCTATGAGTCTTCCGTCAAGCCTGGTAACGGGGGCTGATTCGGCTGCAGTTCCGGTGACAAAGATTTCATCTGCTGTGTAGAGGTCAAACAGGCCGAGATTTGATTCGATGACTTTGTATCCCATCTCGTCCAGAAGTTCGATGGCTGTAGCTCTTGTGATGCCTTTTAAGTTGCTTATTGTGTGGGGAGTAAAGACCTGGTTGTTTTTGACAATAAAGATATTGTCTCCCGAGCCTTCGCAAACAAAGCCGTTCTGGTCAAGGAAAATGGCTTCATCTCCTCCTTTTTCGTTGGCTTCAATCTTTGCGAGTATGTTGTTGAGATAATTCAGGGACTTGATGTTCGGGGACAGGGCATCCGGGGCATTTCTACGGACGCAGACGCTAACTCCGGTGAGCCCTACTTCGTAAAGATCGCCGTACATGGCTCCCCATCCCTGGGCGATAACAACGACAGTTGGCTTATCACATTTGCGGGGGTCAAGCCCGAGGTCGCCGATTCCTCTTGAGACGATGGGGCGGATATAAGCATCTTTGAGGTTGTTTTTCCTGAGGGTCTCAAGGATTATCTCGGTCATTTCTTCTTTTGTGATTGGGATGTCCATTGCGATTGCTTTTGCTGAGTCATAAAGCCTGTCGACGTGCTCCTTTAACTTGAAGACACGTCCGTTGTATGCCCTTATACCTTCGAACACACCATCGCCGTAGAGGAATCCGTGGTCATAGACCGAAACTTTGGCTTCAGCTTTTGGGACAAATTTCCCGTCTAAATAAATCAGTAAATCACTCATTTGCAAATCGTCCTTTTCAGTTTTTATTTCCTGTAGGTATTTCTCTGGTGCTTTCGACCCAGTACAGTTTTTAATCTACAGGTCAAATAGCCCATTTAACTTTTCTACTCTTTTGCAGTATGTAAGCTCTATGAAAAGCTCTTAAACGAAATCAGAATTCCGGGAGAGTTGCCATACTGAAATTTTTAAGAAACACTCCAAGTAAAGTGGGTAGATATTAAATATATATTACAATTCCGCTTCCACATAAATATTTTAAGATTTTATACCGCTCCAATTAATGCGTTCATACAAAAGGCTTTTATCTTAGAAGGCTCATTTCGTATTCCGCAATAGGATAAGCAACCAGGGCTCGTGGCTTAGCCAGGATATAGCGCTGGGCTTCTAACCCAGACGTCGGGGGTTCAAATCCCTTCGAGCCCGCTTTATTCTTCTTGCTTACTTTTGACTAATCTTGGGAAACAAACCTCGACCTTCTTCCTGATGTTCTTATACTTTTATTTTGAAACTCCTACTCTTTTCCCATTTGATTTTGTCTTTTTTCGGCAATGGATTTTGGCATAGGTGCCGTTTTTTACGGAAGCCTGGGTAGTATCTCTTCTTAAAAATAGCAGATATTCAAAAACAGGTTTGAAAGTTGAAATAAATGGAAATTAAATAAAAAAGCAGTCCACCGGGAATGCTGAAAATCTGGAAATTCCCGGTATAATTTCGCGCAATGATGTTTCCTGTTTTTTATAAATCCCGATCTCGGAAGATCTTTTTATTAACTGCTCTTCCGGGTTTCGGGCACCATCTGAACGCTCTCTTCCGAGGGCATGATTATTGC
The Methanosarcina sp. WWM596 DNA segment above includes these coding regions:
- a CDS encoding methyltransferase domain-containing protein, whose product is MTQNTTDSNPRRKRAKGTAQTKTLGPVDDLEPHVRSDWWQTLFNSLYLKTDADLLDDMEVTRKETDLVVSILGLAPEDTVLDLCCGQGRHVLELARRGFSNVEGYDRSQYLIRKARTRAQKENLQVRFREGDARKLPYPSDTFSVVIILGNSFGYFDSTLHDRKVLEEVFRVLKPGGRVFIDAVDGDYMKKNFQPRSWEWLDRKYFVCRERALSSDGDRLICREVICRNDRGIIADQFYAERLYNRESLFELLTASGFSIPTFHTTFSPISTGTQDAGMMGQRILFSATVEKSWPLLQNAESKKPLNVVVVLGDPRKEDQVKPACVFDDDDFETVNRMKKALADIPYMKFTFLDRHETLLEDLKKKAGKTDLVLNLCDEGFYNDPTKELHVPALLEQLNIPYTGAGPQCLAFCYDKSLVRGVAREMRIPVAKGILVTGDSDVSRLSLSFPLLVKPNSGDSSFGITQKSIVHSREEIFEIMKETREKIGSDKPFLLEEFLPGKDISVGIIGNPPFCTVLPITEEDYSAVPENLPRICGYEAKWLPDSPYWKIKSVPAILSEKTEKEILRCCLALFTRLGCRDYARFDWRLDAEGRPKLLEVNPNPGWCWDGHLAKMAAYTNISYSGMLAAILEAAKKRSGIGTSVKVELHKKLSGQISRKSPAECAAEFEEEVEAKGSIESETDRKRNIFSGNSETIQAL
- a CDS encoding type II toxin-antitoxin system HicB family antitoxin — encoded protein: MTEMFTFSAMVKKENEQYVSSCLELDISSQGKTIEEAVSNLKEVVELHIKKNDIPLPIKRPFLTTFKITGKRSGEKTVR
- a CDS encoding SLC13 family permease, translating into MCLQPDLSVLVLMGVLLLTALRQVGSLRPHIWQVMTLGAFSVLLLGKIPPQEVFRAINLDVLLFLFGAFCVGETLNRSGYFAWLGSRIVSRATDCACCWKYNCRNFLLLGAANNVIIL
- a CDS encoding GTP-binding protein, which codes for MSSIQEQIQEVEDEIRKTQYNKATSHHIGRLKAKIARMRDEIEKKASSKSGGDGYSVKKSGDGTVTLVGFPSVGKSTLLNKVTGAKSEVAAYEFTTLTVVPGVLEHKGATIQFLDVPGLVKGASSGRGRGKEVISVIRNSDMVIFLLDVFQPKHYEVLMDELYQAGIRVDEVPPDVTIKRKDRGGVEINSTIDLDLDEETIKAVLDEYKIHNAHVLIRENITVDQLIDVVLDNRSYVRSLIAVNKVDLAYPQLIEECRKMYPNSIFISAHKGTNIEALKDAIYDCLGFIRVYLKPQGGPADMEEPLIVMSRTNIGQICDRLHRDFRRKFRYAQIWGPSAKHPGQRVGLDHRMEDEDILTIIIQK
- a CDS encoding molybdopterin biosynthesis protein; protein product: MKRKEFRELVSVEEARRIINRLQIRSEKESSALENAHGKILAEDIITEINVPPFPRATMDGYTVRAEDTYACSETEPVKLKLLGNIPAGSDAKFTVSTGEAMEIATGAPIPKGADAVVMVEYTSEENGTALISRPVTVGENIMKAGSDILKGERVLRRGRKLGTREIGVLASIGKKEVPVIRLPVGIISTGDELVNPGEKLASGKIYDANSYTLYTGVRECGAFPLNYGIVKDNENVMEKALETAVSECALILTSGSTSSGAGDMMYRLIDEAGETLAHGINIKPGKPVIIGIIKDVPIIGLPGNPTSALMIFNEFVAPLLRKSLGAEAGIKKTEEGIMGMDLRSEGRQQLLPVGMVRGRVYPADRGSGAITSLSGADGFIEIPPETEYIEAGTPVEVTLFGEVEKPDLLIAGGFCPGLDVLEDLSGLRFRTLNTGSSGGFSAIATGMADIAGVNMPTRYSEGQTGILPNETRYNTPTIEAMGLSRAVLVKGYRREVGLLVRHDSLVSGLEDLPGKRLINRNRGSGTRALLEMKIEELARERGISKKEFTDLIPGYGSGAKSEVAVCEAVLSGKADAGVGIKNCAERNCLKFLKFAEEEYDFLVRKEILETPEVRKFLQTLSSTEFASKLPAGLQVYERTGENISFE
- the ilvE gene encoding branched-chain-amino-acid transaminase; its protein translation is MSDLLIYLDGKFVPKAEAKVSVYDHGFLYGDGVFEGIRAYNGRVFKLKEHVDRLYDSAKAIAMDIPITKEEMTEIILETLRKNNLKDAYIRPIVSRGIGDLGLDPRKCDKPTVVVIAQGWGAMYGDLYEVGLTGVSVCVRRNAPDALSPNIKSLNYLNNILAKIEANEKGGDEAIFLDQNGFVCEGSGDNIFIVKNNQVFTPHTISNLKGITRATAIELLDEMGYKVIESNLGLFDLYTADEIFVTGTAAESAPVTRLDGRLIGTGKPGPLTMKMVEAFDKITQNTGAPIYK
- a CDS encoding methylcobamide--CoM methyltransferase, whose protein sequence is MEAEMTSRERFINALERKDVDRVPYGYLWFGAGHAVLERMGASLKDAYGSAEGIARAQILAREMYHHDNVMSPWGCLLVEAEALGTKVNIKENGYPTVEKYALKSAAEHEKINPMDVERSERVKTVAGSIEILKKEIGDEAFITGATMAPLMLVSQVMGGSRLCIDMLKDREGLHALLDKLTESCILFADSLLEAGADGIFVENGESTGDLFSPQMAEEFMLPYTKKLYDYIKAEGGYVISHNCAAQAFYDLELKLEPNALNFAFGDVRLLGKKYGVECKKLHNHKNIGCGPRHCFKEFNEFSGAGICLMGNIIPDAPLAGSRAEIEHEVKSCLSAAPEKGFILATGCEIPLNTPLEKMEMLWDAVKAGI